One segment of Pantoea sp. Lij88 DNA contains the following:
- the cls gene encoding cardiolipin synthase produces the protein MTTFYTLLSWLLVFGYWLLIAGVTLRVLMKRRAVTSAMAWLLVIYILPLVGIIAYLSFGELHLGKRRAERARTMWPSTARWLNDLKQCHEIFATEHSDVARSLFELCYHRQGIAGVKGNQLQLLTSSDDVMQALIRDIQLARHNIEMVFYIWHPGGLADEVAESLMAASRRGVHCRLLLDSAGSVDFFRSPWVGMMRNAGIDVVEALQVSLLRVFLRRMDLRQHRKIVLIDNYIAYTGSMNLVDPRFFKQSAGVGQWIDLMARMEGPVATAMGIVFSCDWEIETGKRILPPPPDRNIMPFEQESGHTVQVIASGPGFPEDMIHQALLTAVYSAREQLIMTTPYLVPSDDLLHAICTAAQRGVNVSVIVPRHNDSLLVGWASRSFFSEMLEAGVKIYQFEDGLLHTKSVLVDGQLSLVGTVNLDMRSLWLNFEVTLVVDDAGFGSDLACVQDDYIARSRLLDGKRWAKRAWWQRIVERLFYFFSPLL, from the coding sequence ATGACCACTTTTTATACCCTGCTCAGCTGGTTGCTGGTATTTGGCTACTGGCTGCTGATCGCCGGGGTTACGCTACGCGTGCTGATGAAGCGACGGGCCGTCACATCGGCCATGGCCTGGCTGCTGGTGATCTATATTCTGCCGCTGGTGGGCATTATCGCTTATCTCTCGTTTGGTGAACTGCATCTGGGTAAACGTCGCGCAGAGCGCGCCCGCACCATGTGGCCGTCGACTGCCCGCTGGCTCAACGATCTTAAGCAGTGCCATGAAATTTTTGCCACCGAGCACAGCGACGTTGCCCGTTCGCTGTTTGAGCTTTGCTACCATCGCCAGGGCATCGCGGGCGTCAAAGGCAATCAGCTCCAGCTGCTCACCAGTTCCGACGATGTCATGCAGGCGCTGATTCGTGATATTCAGCTGGCCCGCCATAACATTGAGATGGTGTTTTATATCTGGCATCCCGGCGGTCTGGCAGATGAAGTCGCAGAATCGCTGATGGCGGCCTCACGCCGTGGCGTTCATTGCCGGCTGCTGCTCGACTCCGCCGGCAGCGTCGACTTTTTCCGCAGCCCCTGGGTCGGCATGATGCGCAATGCCGGTATCGACGTGGTAGAGGCGTTGCAGGTCAGCCTGCTGCGCGTCTTCCTGCGACGGATGGATTTGCGTCAGCATCGTAAAATCGTCCTGATCGATAATTACATCGCCTATACCGGCAGCATGAACCTGGTCGATCCGCGCTTCTTTAAACAGAGCGCCGGTGTAGGCCAGTGGATTGATCTGATGGCGCGTATGGAAGGCCCGGTGGCGACCGCGATGGGGATTGTTTTCAGCTGCGACTGGGAGATTGAGACCGGCAAACGCATTCTGCCGCCGCCGCCCGATCGCAACATCATGCCGTTTGAACAGGAGAGCGGCCACACGGTACAGGTGATCGCCTCCGGTCCCGGCTTCCCGGAAGATATGATCCATCAGGCGCTACTGACCGCGGTCTATTCAGCGCGTGAACAGCTGATCATGACCACGCCCTACTTAGTGCCCAGCGACGACCTGCTGCATGCTATCTGCACCGCCGCGCAGCGTGGCGTAAACGTGAGCGTGATAGTGCCGCGTCACAATGACTCGCTGCTGGTCGGCTGGGCCAGCCGCTCGTTCTTCAGTGAGATGCTGGAAGCGGGTGTAAAAATCTATCAGTTTGAAGATGGACTGCTGCACACCAAAAGCGTGCTGGTTGATGGACAGCTGAGCCTGGTGGGCACCGTGAACCTCGATATGCGCAGTTTATGGCTGAATTTTGAAGTGACGCTGGTCGTGGATGATGCCGGTTTTGGCAGCGATCTCGCCTGTGTGCAGGATGACTATATCGCCCGTTCACGCCTGCTGGATGGCAAGCGCTGGGCAAAACGTGCGTGGTGGCAGCGCATCGTCGAACGACTGTTTTACTTCTTCAGCCCTTTACTGTAA
- a CDS encoding YciY family protein has translation MKRSRNEVARWRMLRQAHRRRSRWLEGQSRRYKRIHSIRHQLAQQQRRSILFITQII, from the coding sequence ATGAAACGAAGCAGAAATGAAGTGGCGCGCTGGAGAATGTTACGTCAGGCACATCGCCGCCGCTCCCGCTGGCTGGAAGGGCAGTCGCGGCGTTATAAGCGTATCCACAGCATCCGCCACCAGCTGGCACAGCAGCAGCGTCGCTCAATCCTGTTTATTACGCAGATCATCTGA
- a CDS encoding HI1450 family dsDNA-mimic protein translates to MDLNNRLTEDETLEQAYDIFLELAVDNLDPADVILFNLQFEERGGAELFDPSEDWKDHVDFDLNPDFFAEVVIGLGEADGEPITDVFARVLLCREKDHKLCHILWRE, encoded by the coding sequence ATGGATTTAAATAATCGCCTTACCGAAGATGAAACGCTGGAACAAGCCTACGATATCTTTCTCGAACTGGCCGTCGACAACCTTGATCCGGCAGACGTCATCCTCTTCAATCTGCAGTTCGAAGAGCGCGGTGGCGCGGAGCTGTTTGATCCGTCTGAAGACTGGAAAGATCATGTCGATTTCGATCTGAATCCGGACTTTTTCGCCGAAGTGGTGATTGGGCTGGGTGAAGCGGACGGTGAACCGATTACCGACGTCTTTGCACGCGTGCTGCTGTGCCGCGAAAAAGACCACAAGCTCTGTCATATCCTGTGGCGTGAGTAA
- the oppF gene encoding murein tripeptide/oligopeptide ABC transporter ATP binding protein OppF → MSTVAEKRVLLEIADLKVHFDIKDGKQWFWQPSKTLKAVDGVSLRLYEGETLGVVGESGCGKSTLARAIIGLVKATEGRVAWLGRDLLGQSEEEWRKARSDIQMIFQDPLASLNPRMTIGDIIAEPLRTYHPKMARQEVKDRVKNMMMKVGLLPNLINRYPHEFSGGQCQRIGIARALILEPKLIICDEPVSALDVSIQAQVVNLLQQLQREMGLSLIFIAHDLAVVKHISDRVLVMYLGHAVELGTYKEVYTNPQHPYTRALMSAVPIPDPDKEKNKQIQLLEGELPSPINPPSGCVFRTRCPIAGPECAKTRPLLEGSFHHAVSCLKVDPL, encoded by the coding sequence ATGAGCACCGTAGCTGAAAAAAGAGTGTTACTGGAAATCGCCGATCTCAAGGTGCATTTCGACATCAAAGATGGCAAGCAGTGGTTCTGGCAGCCATCAAAAACCCTGAAAGCGGTGGATGGTGTCAGCCTGCGTCTGTATGAAGGGGAAACCCTGGGCGTGGTGGGCGAGTCGGGCTGCGGTAAATCGACCCTGGCGCGTGCCATTATCGGTCTGGTTAAAGCCACGGAAGGCCGTGTCGCCTGGTTAGGCCGCGATCTGCTGGGGCAGAGTGAAGAAGAGTGGCGCAAGGCGCGCAGCGATATTCAGATGATATTCCAGGATCCGCTGGCGTCGCTGAACCCGCGTATGACTATCGGCGACATCATTGCGGAGCCGCTGCGCACCTATCATCCGAAAATGGCGCGTCAGGAAGTCAAAGACCGCGTCAAAAATATGATGATGAAAGTCGGGCTGCTGCCAAACCTGATTAACCGCTATCCGCATGAGTTCTCGGGTGGTCAGTGTCAGCGTATCGGTATTGCCCGCGCGCTGATTCTGGAGCCGAAGCTGATTATCTGTGATGAGCCGGTGTCTGCGCTGGACGTGTCGATTCAGGCGCAGGTGGTGAACCTGCTGCAGCAGTTGCAGCGCGAAATGGGCTTGTCACTGATCTTCATCGCGCACGATCTGGCGGTGGTGAAACACATCTCTGACCGTGTTCTGGTGATGTATCTGGGGCATGCGGTGGAGCTGGGGACCTACAAAGAGGTCTATACCAATCCACAGCATCCTTACACCCGTGCGCTGATGTCTGCCGTGCCGATTCCCGATCCGGACAAGGAGAAGAACAAGCAGATTCAGCTGCTGGAAGGGGAGCTGCCGTCGCCGATCAATCCGCCATCAGGCTGCGTGTTCCGCACCCGTTGTCCGATTGCCGGTCCGGAGTGTGCGAAAACCCGTCCGCTGCTGGAAGGCAGCTTCCACCACGCGGTCTCCTGTCTGAAGGTCGATCCGCTGTAA
- the ycgZ gene encoding regulatory protein YcgZ, with product MQTSVHIPASISDLSAYLHSAAQPSQQAILGSVVSEIISSGRTLNRKAICSKLIGRLQHVTSPEEEQHYHALISLILD from the coding sequence ATGCAGACCAGCGTTCATATTCCCGCTTCCATCTCTGACCTTTCGGCTTATCTGCACAGCGCCGCACAGCCTTCCCAGCAGGCTATTCTGGGTTCTGTAGTGTCAGAAATTATCAGTTCTGGCCGTACCCTAAATCGTAAAGCGATCTGCTCGAAACTGATCGGCCGTTTACAGCATGTCACCAGCCCGGAAGAAGAGCAGCATTATCATGCGCTGATTAGCCTGATTCTCGATTAA